In Streptococcus oralis, a single window of DNA contains:
- the racE gene encoding glutamate racemase → MDNRPIGFLDSGVGGLTVVRELMRQLPHEEIVYIGDSARAPYGPRPAEQIREYTWQLVNFLLTKDVKMIVIACNTATAVVWEEIKAQLDIPVLGVILPGASAAIKSSQGGKIGVIGTPMTVQSDIYRQKINDLDPDLQVESLACPKFAPLVESGALSTSVTKKVVYETLRPLVGKVDSLILGCTHYPLLRPIIQNVMGPKVQLIDSGAECVRDISVLLNYFEINRGRDAGPLHHRFYTTASSQSFAQIGEEWLEKEIYVEHVEL, encoded by the coding sequence ATGGATAATCGACCAATTGGTTTTTTGGATTCGGGTGTCGGGGGCTTGACCGTTGTGCGCGAGCTCATGCGCCAGCTTCCCCATGAAGAAATCGTCTATATTGGAGATTCAGCACGGGCGCCTTACGGCCCCCGTCCTGCTGAGCAAATTCGTGAATACACTTGGCAGTTGGTCAACTTTCTCTTGACCAAGGATGTCAAGATGATTGTCATTGCATGTAACACTGCGACTGCAGTCGTCTGGGAAGAAATCAAGGCTCAACTAGACATTCCTGTTCTAGGTGTGATTTTGCCAGGAGCTTCGGCAGCCATCAAGTCCAGCCAAGGTGGGAAAATCGGAGTGATTGGAACGCCCATGACGGTCCAATCTGACATCTATCGTCAGAAAATCAACGATCTGGATCCGGATTTACAGGTGGAGAGTTTGGCCTGTCCCAAGTTTGCTCCCTTGGTGGAGTCTGGTGCTCTGTCAACCAGTGTCACCAAGAAAGTGGTCTATGAAACCCTGCGTCCCTTGGTTGGAAAGGTGGATAGCCTGATTTTGGGTTGCACCCATTATCCACTCCTTAGACCTATTATTCAAAATGTCATGGGACCCAAGGTTCAGCTCATCGATAGTGGAGCAGAGTGCGTACGGGATATCTCAGTCTTACTTAATTATTTTGAAATCAATCGTGGTCGTGATGCCGGACCACTCCATCACCGTTTTTACACAACAGCCAGCAGCCAAAGTTTTGCACAAATTGGTGAAGAATGGCTGGAAAAAGAGATTTATGTGGAGCATGTAGAATTATGA
- the cbpB gene encoding cyclic-di-AMP-binding protein CbpB, protein MIAKEFETFLLGQEETFLTPAENLAVLIDTHNADHATLLLSQMTYTRVPVVTDEKQFVGTIGLRDIMAYQMEHDLSQEIMADTDIVHMTKTDVAVVSPDFTITEVLHKLVDESFLPVVDASGIFQGIITRKSILKAVNALLHDFSKEYEIRCK, encoded by the coding sequence ATGATTGCCAAGGAGTTTGAGACTTTCTTGTTGGGGCAAGAAGAAACTTTTTTGACCCCTGCTGAAAATCTAGCTGTGTTAATTGATACCCACAATGCGGATCATGCAACCCTCTTGCTTAGTCAGATGACCTACACCCGTGTTCCTGTTGTGACAGATGAAAAACAGTTTGTTGGGACGATTGGGCTCAGAGATATTATGGCTTATCAGATGGAGCATGACTTGAGCCAAGAAATCATGGCGGATACGGATATTGTTCATATGACCAAAACGGATGTAGCGGTTGTTTCGCCTGATTTTACCATTACGGAGGTCTTGCACAAGCTGGTAGATGAGTCCTTCTTGCCTGTTGTGGATGCGTCAGGGATTTTCCAAGGGATTATCACGCGCAAGTCTATCCTCAAGGCAGTGAATGCCCTCTTGCATGACTTTAGTAAGGAATATGAGATTCGATGCAAATGA
- a CDS encoding metallophosphoesterase gives MAKQTIIVMSDSHGDSLIVEEIRDRYVGKVDAVFHNGDSELRPDSPLWEGIRVVKGNMDFYAGYPERLVTELGSTKIIQTHGHLFDINFNFQKLDYWAQEEEADICLYGHLHVPNAWMEGKTLFLNPGSISQPRGTIRECLYARVEIDDSYFKVDFLTRDHEVYPGLSKEFSR, from the coding sequence ATGGCAAAGCAAACCATCATTGTAATGAGCGATTCTCATGGCGATAGCTTGATTGTGGAAGAAATCCGTGATCGCTATGTAGGCAAAGTTGATGCCGTTTTTCATAACGGCGATTCTGAACTGCGTCCTGATTCTCCCCTTTGGGAAGGCATACGTGTTGTTAAAGGGAACATGGACTTCTACGCCGGCTACCCAGAACGTTTGGTGACCGAGCTTGGTTCGACCAAGATTATCCAAACTCATGGTCACTTGTTTGACATCAATTTCAACTTTCAAAAGTTGGACTACTGGGCTCAGGAGGAAGAGGCCGATATCTGTCTCTATGGTCACTTGCATGTGCCAAATGCTTGGATGGAAGGAAAGACTCTTTTTCTAAATCCAGGTTCTATCAGTCAACCACGTGGGACTATCAGAGAATGTCTCTATGCTCGTGTGGAGATTGATGACAGTTATTTTAAAGTGGACTTTTTGACACGAGACCACGAGGTGTATCCGGGCTTGTCCAAGGAGTTTAGCCGATGA
- the xerD gene encoding site-specific tyrosine recombinase XerD, with protein MRDRISDFLEEKQGLSANSKQSYKYDLEQFLDIVGERISDTSLKIYQAQLANLKISAQKRKISACNQFLYFLYQKGEVDSFYRLELAKQAEKKAEKPEILDLDSFWQGSDFPEGRLLALLILEMGLLPSEILALKVADINLDFQVLRIQKASQQRIVTIPTSLLSELEPLMGQTYLFERTGKAYSRQWAFRQLEAFVKEKGFPALSAQALREQFILRQIENKVDLYEIAKKLGLKTVLTLEKYR; from the coding sequence ATGAGAGACAGAATTTCAGATTTTTTAGAGGAAAAGCAGGGCTTGTCTGCCAATTCCAAGCAGTCCTATAAGTATGATCTGGAGCAATTTTTAGACATTGTAGGCGAGCGGATTTCTGATACCAGTCTCAAGATTTACCAAGCCCAACTAGCCAATCTAAAAATCAGCGCCCAGAAGCGAAAGATTTCGGCCTGTAACCAATTTCTCTACTTTCTCTATCAAAAAGGAGAAGTGGATAGTTTTTACCGCTTGGAATTAGCTAAACAAGCTGAAAAGAAAGCTGAAAAACCAGAAATTCTAGACCTAGACTCTTTTTGGCAGGGGAGCGACTTTCCAGAGGGCCGCTTGCTAGCGCTCTTAATCCTAGAAATGGGACTCTTGCCAAGTGAGATATTAGCTCTCAAGGTTGCGGATATCAATCTGGATTTTCAGGTGTTGAGAATCCAGAAGGCTTCTCAACAGAGGATTGTCACCATTCCCACGAGCTTGCTTTCAGAGCTAGAACCCTTGATGGGCCAGACCTATCTTTTTGAAAGGACAGGGAAAGCCTATTCTCGTCAGTGGGCCTTCCGTCAGCTAGAAGCTTTTGTCAAGGAGAAAGGTTTTCCAGCACTATCAGCCCAAGCCTTGCGGGAACAGTTCATTCTACGACAAATTGAAAACAAGGTCGATTTGTACGAAATTGCAAAAAAATTAGGATTAAAAACAGTCCTGACCTTAGAAAAATATAGATAA
- a CDS encoding nucleoside-triphosphate diphosphatase — MAGKRDLCGACRIMTNKIYEYKDDQDWYVGSYSIFGGVRTLTDEDLDFPLFEFAQRFRDEEQGFPISVIVLRYGSLYRLLSFVVDILNQEMGRNVEVIQRQGALLLVENGQLLYVELPKEGVDVHDFFETNKVRETLLIATRNEGKTKEFRAIFDKLGYDVENLNDYPDLPEVAETGMTFEENARLKAETISQLTGKMVLADDSGLKVDVLGGLPGVWSARFAGVGATDRENNAKLLHELAMVFELKDRSAQFHTTLVVASPNKESLVVEADWPGYINFEPKGENGFGYDPLFLVGETGKSSAELTLEEKNSQSHRALAVKKLLEVFPSWQSKPSL, encoded by the coding sequence ATGGCTGGAAAAAGAGATTTATGTGGAGCATGTAGAATTATGACAAATAAAATTTATGAATATAAGGATGACCAGGACTGGTATGTCGGCTCATATAGTATTTTTGGTGGTGTCCGGACATTGACTGATGAAGACTTGGATTTTCCTCTATTTGAGTTTGCCCAAAGATTTCGAGATGAGGAACAAGGTTTTCCTATTTCTGTGATTGTTTTACGCTATGGTTCTCTCTACCGTTTATTGTCTTTTGTGGTAGATATCCTCAACCAAGAAATGGGACGAAATGTGGAAGTCATCCAACGTCAGGGAGCTTTGCTTTTGGTTGAAAATGGCCAACTCTTGTATGTGGAATTGCCCAAAGAAGGGGTCGATGTTCATGATTTCTTTGAAACAAATAAGGTCAGAGAAACCTTGTTGATTGCGACTCGTAACGAGGGCAAGACCAAAGAGTTCCGAGCTATCTTTGATAAGTTAGGCTACGATGTGGAAAATCTTAATGACTATCCTGACTTGCCTGAAGTAGCTGAAACAGGCATGACCTTTGAAGAAAATGCCCGTCTCAAGGCAGAAACTATTTCTCAATTAACAGGCAAGATGGTTTTGGCAGATGACTCTGGTCTCAAAGTCGATGTCCTTGGTGGCTTGCCAGGTGTCTGGTCAGCTCGTTTTGCAGGAGTGGGAGCTACTGACCGTGAAAACAATGCCAAACTCTTGCACGAATTGGCCATGGTCTTTGAACTCAAGGACCGCTCGGCTCAATTCCATACAACCCTGGTCGTAGCCAGCCCAAACAAGGAAAGTTTGGTTGTTGAAGCAGACTGGCCAGGCTACATTAACTTTGAACCTAAGGGTGAAAATGGCTTCGGCTATGATCCTCTCTTCCTTGTAGGAGAGACAGGCAAGTCCTCAGCTGAATTAACCCTTGAAGAAAAAAATAGTCAATCTCACCGTGCCTTAGCCGTTAAGAAACTTTTGGAGGTATTTCCATCATGGCAAAGCAAACCATCATTGTAA